One region of Bubalus kerabau isolate K-KA32 ecotype Philippines breed swamp buffalo chromosome 6, PCC_UOA_SB_1v2, whole genome shotgun sequence genomic DNA includes:
- the PIAS3 gene encoding E3 SUMO-protein ligase PIAS3 isoform X1, whose product MAELGELKHMVMSFRVSELQVLLGFAGRNKSGRKHELLAKALHLLKSSCAPSVQMKIKELYRRRFPRKTLGPSDLSLLSLPPGTPPVGSPGPLAPIPPALLAPGTLLGPKREVDMHPPLPQPVHPDVTMKPLPFYEIYGELIRPTTLASTSSQRFEEAHFTFALTPQQVQQILTSREVLPGAKCDYTIQVQLRFCLCETSCPQEDYFPPNLFVKVNGKLCPLPGYLPPTKNGAEPKRPSRPINITPLARLSATVPNTIVVNWSSEFGRNYSLSVYLVRQLTAGTLLQKLRAKGIRNPDHSRALIKEKLTADPDSEVATTSLRVSLMCPLGKMRLTVPCRALTCAHLQSFDAALYLQMNEKKPTWTCPVCDKKAPYESLIIDGLFMEILNSCSDCDEIQFMEDGSWCPMKPKKEASEVCPPPGYGLDGLQYSPVQEGNPSESKKKVEVIDLTVESSSDEEDLPPTKKHCPVTSAAIPALPGSKGVLTSGHQPSSVLRSPAMGTLGGDFLSSLPLHEYPPAFPLGADIQGLDLFSFLQTESQHYGPSVITSLDEQDALGHFFQYRGTPSHFLGPLTPTLGSSHRSATPAPPPGRVSSIVAPGGTLREGHGGPLPSGPSLTGCRSDIISLD is encoded by the exons ATGGCGGAGCTGGGCGAATTAAAG CACATGGTGATGAGTTTCCGGGTGTCTGAGCTCCAGGTGCTCCTCGGCTTTGCTGGCCGGAACAAGAGTGGACGGAAGCACGAGCTCCTGGCCAAGGCCCTACACCTCCTCAAGTCCAGCTGTGCCCCCAGCGTCCAGATGAAGATCAAAGAGCTTTACCGCCGACGCTTTCCCCGCAAGACCCTGGGGCCCTCTGATCTTTCTCTGCTCTCCTTGCCCCCTGGAACCCCTCCTGTAGGCTCTCCTGGTCCTCTGGCTCCCATCCCCCCGGCCCTCTTGGCCCCTGGCACCCTGCTGGGCCCCAAGCGTGAAGTGGACATGCACCCTCCTCTGCCCCAGCCTGTGCACCCTGACGTTACCATGAAACCATTGCCCTTCTATGAAATCTACGGGGAGCTCATCCGGCCTACCACCCTCG CATCCACTTCTAGCCAGCGGTTCGAGGAAGCGCACTTCACCTTTGCCCTCACCCCCCAGCAAGTGCAGCAGATTCTTACTTCCAG AGAGGTTCTGCCAGGAGCCAAATGTGATTATACCATACAGGTGCAGTTAAG GTTCTGTCTCTGTGAGACCAGCTGCCCCCAGGAAGATTACTTCCCCCCCAACCTCTTTGTCAAGGTCAATGGGAAACTGTGCCCCCTGCCG ggttacCTTCCCCCTACCAAGAACGGGGCTGAGCCCAAGAGACCCAGCCGCCCCATCAATATCACACCCCTGGCTCGTCTCTCGGCCACTGTTCCCAACACCATCGTGGTCAACTGGTCGTCTGAGTTTGGACGG AATTACTCCTTGTCCGTGTACCTGGTGAGGCAGCTGACGGCAGGGACCCTGCTACAAAAACTCAGAGCAAAGGGCATCCGGAACCCAGACCACTCCCGGGCACTGA TCAAGGAGAAGTTGACCGCTGACCCGGACAGTGAGGTGGCTACTACGAGTCTCCGGGTGTCACTCATGTGCCCG CTGGGGAAGATGCGCTTGACTGTCCCTTGTCGCGCCCTCACCTGCGCCCACCTGCAGAGCTTCGATGCTGCCCTTTATCTACAGATGAATGAGAAGAAACCAACGTGGACATGTCCTGTGTGTGACAAGAAAGCTCCCTATGAATCGCTTATCATTGATGG TTTATTCATGGAGATTCTTAATTCCTGCTCGGATTGTGATGAGATCCAGTTCATGGAAGATGGATCCTGGTGCCCAATGAAACCCAAGAAGGAGGCATCTGAGGTTTGCCCCCCGCCAGGGTATGGGCTGGATG GCCTCCAGTATAGCCCAGTCCAAGAGGGCAATCCATCGGAGAGTAAGAAGAAGGTTGAAGTTATTGACTTGACAGTAGAAAGCTCATCAGATGAGGAGGACCTGCCCCCGACGAAGAAGCACTGTCCTGTCACGTCAGCTGCCATCCCGGCTCTTCCTGGAAGCAAAGG AGTCCTGACATCTGGTCACCAGCCATCTTCGGTGCTGCGGAGCCCTGCTATGGGCACGCTGGGAGGGGATTTCCTGTCCAGTCTCCCACTACATGAGTACCCGCCCGCCTTCCCCCTCGGGGCTGATATCCAAG gtttagatttattttcttttcttcagaccGAGAGTCAG CACTATGGTCCCTCCGTCATCACCTCACTAGATGAACAGGATGCCCTGGGCCACTTCTTCCAGTACCGAGGGACCCCTTCCCACTTCCTGGGCCCGCTCACCCCCACGTTGGGGAGCTCTCACCGCAGTGCCACGCCGGCACCCCCTCCTGGCCGTGTCAGTAGCATTGTGGCCCCTGGGGGCACCTTAAGGGAGGGCCATGGAGGACCCCTGCCCTCAGGTCCCTCTTTGACTGGCTGTCGGTCAGACATCATTTCCCTGGACTGA
- the PIAS3 gene encoding E3 SUMO-protein ligase PIAS3 isoform X2 — translation MVMSFRVSELQVLLGFAGRNKSGRKHELLAKALHLLKSSCAPSVQMKIKELYRRRFPRKTLGPSDLSLLSLPPGTPPVGSPGPLAPIPPALLAPGTLLGPKREVDMHPPLPQPVHPDVTMKPLPFYEIYGELIRPTTLASTSSQRFEEAHFTFALTPQQVQQILTSREVLPGAKCDYTIQVQLRFCLCETSCPQEDYFPPNLFVKVNGKLCPLPGYLPPTKNGAEPKRPSRPINITPLARLSATVPNTIVVNWSSEFGRNYSLSVYLVRQLTAGTLLQKLRAKGIRNPDHSRALIKEKLTADPDSEVATTSLRVSLMCPLGKMRLTVPCRALTCAHLQSFDAALYLQMNEKKPTWTCPVCDKKAPYESLIIDGLFMEILNSCSDCDEIQFMEDGSWCPMKPKKEASEVCPPPGYGLDGLQYSPVQEGNPSESKKKVEVIDLTVESSSDEEDLPPTKKHCPVTSAAIPALPGSKGVLTSGHQPSSVLRSPAMGTLGGDFLSSLPLHEYPPAFPLGADIQGLDLFSFLQTESQHYGPSVITSLDEQDALGHFFQYRGTPSHFLGPLTPTLGSSHRSATPAPPPGRVSSIVAPGGTLREGHGGPLPSGPSLTGCRSDIISLD, via the exons ATGGTGATGAGTTTCCGGGTGTCTGAGCTCCAGGTGCTCCTCGGCTTTGCTGGCCGGAACAAGAGTGGACGGAAGCACGAGCTCCTGGCCAAGGCCCTACACCTCCTCAAGTCCAGCTGTGCCCCCAGCGTCCAGATGAAGATCAAAGAGCTTTACCGCCGACGCTTTCCCCGCAAGACCCTGGGGCCCTCTGATCTTTCTCTGCTCTCCTTGCCCCCTGGAACCCCTCCTGTAGGCTCTCCTGGTCCTCTGGCTCCCATCCCCCCGGCCCTCTTGGCCCCTGGCACCCTGCTGGGCCCCAAGCGTGAAGTGGACATGCACCCTCCTCTGCCCCAGCCTGTGCACCCTGACGTTACCATGAAACCATTGCCCTTCTATGAAATCTACGGGGAGCTCATCCGGCCTACCACCCTCG CATCCACTTCTAGCCAGCGGTTCGAGGAAGCGCACTTCACCTTTGCCCTCACCCCCCAGCAAGTGCAGCAGATTCTTACTTCCAG AGAGGTTCTGCCAGGAGCCAAATGTGATTATACCATACAGGTGCAGTTAAG GTTCTGTCTCTGTGAGACCAGCTGCCCCCAGGAAGATTACTTCCCCCCCAACCTCTTTGTCAAGGTCAATGGGAAACTGTGCCCCCTGCCG ggttacCTTCCCCCTACCAAGAACGGGGCTGAGCCCAAGAGACCCAGCCGCCCCATCAATATCACACCCCTGGCTCGTCTCTCGGCCACTGTTCCCAACACCATCGTGGTCAACTGGTCGTCTGAGTTTGGACGG AATTACTCCTTGTCCGTGTACCTGGTGAGGCAGCTGACGGCAGGGACCCTGCTACAAAAACTCAGAGCAAAGGGCATCCGGAACCCAGACCACTCCCGGGCACTGA TCAAGGAGAAGTTGACCGCTGACCCGGACAGTGAGGTGGCTACTACGAGTCTCCGGGTGTCACTCATGTGCCCG CTGGGGAAGATGCGCTTGACTGTCCCTTGTCGCGCCCTCACCTGCGCCCACCTGCAGAGCTTCGATGCTGCCCTTTATCTACAGATGAATGAGAAGAAACCAACGTGGACATGTCCTGTGTGTGACAAGAAAGCTCCCTATGAATCGCTTATCATTGATGG TTTATTCATGGAGATTCTTAATTCCTGCTCGGATTGTGATGAGATCCAGTTCATGGAAGATGGATCCTGGTGCCCAATGAAACCCAAGAAGGAGGCATCTGAGGTTTGCCCCCCGCCAGGGTATGGGCTGGATG GCCTCCAGTATAGCCCAGTCCAAGAGGGCAATCCATCGGAGAGTAAGAAGAAGGTTGAAGTTATTGACTTGACAGTAGAAAGCTCATCAGATGAGGAGGACCTGCCCCCGACGAAGAAGCACTGTCCTGTCACGTCAGCTGCCATCCCGGCTCTTCCTGGAAGCAAAGG AGTCCTGACATCTGGTCACCAGCCATCTTCGGTGCTGCGGAGCCCTGCTATGGGCACGCTGGGAGGGGATTTCCTGTCCAGTCTCCCACTACATGAGTACCCGCCCGCCTTCCCCCTCGGGGCTGATATCCAAG gtttagatttattttcttttcttcagaccGAGAGTCAG CACTATGGTCCCTCCGTCATCACCTCACTAGATGAACAGGATGCCCTGGGCCACTTCTTCCAGTACCGAGGGACCCCTTCCCACTTCCTGGGCCCGCTCACCCCCACGTTGGGGAGCTCTCACCGCAGTGCCACGCCGGCACCCCCTCCTGGCCGTGTCAGTAGCATTGTGGCCCCTGGGGGCACCTTAAGGGAGGGCCATGGAGGACCCCTGCCCTCAGGTCCCTCTTTGACTGGCTGTCGGTCAGACATCATTTCCCTGGACTGA
- the NUDT17 gene encoding nucleoside diphosphate-linked moiety X motif 17 isoform X5, with amino-acid sequence MAAARVLLLLSGRPESVSFAQSVCGLLGAGSGLGPWPTHCGLKRGQLVLSDKPFPGASARLPLQRPPFCPFAALDQQPRAPGVELPPNGRGVDLGVAVILQSSDQTVLLTRRTSTLNVSPNLWVPPAAGWGASRALGGEWTPAAPGPVLLGPSGVMGGPDSTKCRRGECLHVAGTRHSSCSGCHRGWDRDPQTSSPGPTVFCTCSGTKREWRSPASGLAHIHPAADNPSHGRQQREGQHWHQVCPHALAATSGQEEPGWQLT; translated from the exons ATGGCGGCGGCACGGGTGCTGCTACTCCTCTCCGGGCGTCCGGAGTCGGTGAGCTTCGCGCAGAGTGTGTGCGGCCTCTTGGGCGCCGGGTCGGGGCTCGGGCCGTGGCCCACGCACTGCGGCCTGAAGCGGGGACAACTGGTCCTCTCGGACAAGCCTTTCCCAGGCGCGTCGGCCAGGCTTCCGCTCCag CGACCCCCTTTCTGCCCTTTTGCGGCCCTGGACCAACAGCCCAGGGCTCCGGGGGTTGAGCTGCCCCCGAATGGTCGAGGTGTGGATCTGGGTGTGGCGGTCATTCTGCAGTCCAGCGACCAGACTGTCTTGTTGACGCGAAGGACAAGCACCCTCAACGTTTCGCCCAACCTCTGGGTACCGCCAG CTGCTGGATGGGGGGCTTCGAGAGCTTTGGGAGGAGAGTGGACTCCAGCTGCCCCAGGGCCAGTtctcctgggtccctctggggTTATGGGAG GCCCGGATTCAACCAAATGCAGGAGAGGTGAGTGCCTTCATGTGGCTGGGACCAGGCACAGCAGCTGCAGTGGCTGCCACAGAGGATGGGACAGAGACCCCCAAACATCTTCCCCAGGACCTACCGTCTTCTGTACC TGCAGTGGAACTAAAAGAGAATGGAGGAGCCCAGCCTCTGGCCTTGCCCACATCCACCCTGCTGCGGACAACCCCAGCCACGGCAGACAACAGAGAGAGGGTCAGCACTGGCACCAAGTTTGCCCTCACGCTCTGGCTGCAACATCTGGGCAG GAAGAGCCGGGATGGCAGCTGACGTGA
- the NUDT17 gene encoding nucleoside diphosphate-linked moiety X motif 17 isoform X2: MAAARVLLLLSGRPESVSFAQSVCGLLGAGSGLGPWPTHCGLKRGQLVLSDKPFPGASARLPLQRPPFCPFAALDQQPRAPGVELPPNGRGVDLGVAVILQSSDQTVLLTRRTSTLNVSPNLWVPPGGHVQPDEELLDGGLRELWEESGLQLPQGQFSWVPLGLWESAYPPKLSWGLPKYHHIVLYLLVISQESQQQLQARIQPNAGEVSAFMWLGPGTAAAVAATEDGTETPKHLPQDLPSSVPGTKREWRSPASGLAHIHPAADNPSHGRQQREGQHWHQVCPHALAATSGQEEPGWQLT; this comes from the exons ATGGCGGCGGCACGGGTGCTGCTACTCCTCTCCGGGCGTCCGGAGTCGGTGAGCTTCGCGCAGAGTGTGTGCGGCCTCTTGGGCGCCGGGTCGGGGCTCGGGCCGTGGCCCACGCACTGCGGCCTGAAGCGGGGACAACTGGTCCTCTCGGACAAGCCTTTCCCAGGCGCGTCGGCCAGGCTTCCGCTCCag CGACCCCCTTTCTGCCCTTTTGCGGCCCTGGACCAACAGCCCAGGGCTCCGGGGGTTGAGCTGCCCCCGAATGGTCGAGGTGTGGATCTGGGTGTGGCGGTCATTCTGCAGTCCAGCGACCAGACTGTCTTGTTGACGCGAAGGACAAGCACCCTCAACGTTTCGCCCAACCTCTGGGTACCGCCAG GTGGGCATGTGCAACCTGATGAAGAG CTGCTGGATGGGGGGCTTCGAGAGCTTTGGGAGGAGAGTGGACTCCAGCTGCCCCAGGGCCAGTtctcctgggtccctctggggTTATGGGAG tcTGCCTACCCCCCTAAGCTGAGCTGGGGTCtccccaaataccatcacatcgTTCTCTACCTACTTGTCATCTCCCAGGAGTCACAGCAGCAGCTCCAG GCCCGGATTCAACCAAATGCAGGAGAGGTGAGTGCCTTCATGTGGCTGGGACCAGGCACAGCAGCTGCAGTGGCTGCCACAGAGGATGGGACAGAGACCCCCAAACATCTTCCCCAGGACCTACCGTCTTCTGTACC TGGAACTAAAAGAGAATGGAGGAGCCCAGCCTCTGGCCTTGCCCACATCCACCCTGCTGCGGACAACCCCAGCCACGGCAGACAACAGAGAGAGGGTCAGCACTGGCACCAAGTTTGCCCTCACGCTCTGGCTGCAACATCTGGGCAG GAAGAGCCGGGATGGCAGCTGACGTGA
- the NUDT17 gene encoding nucleoside diphosphate-linked moiety X motif 17 isoform X1, which yields MAAARVLLLLSGRPESVSFAQSVCGLLGAGSGLGPWPTHCGLKRGQLVLSDKPFPGASARLPLQRPPFCPFAALDQQPRAPGVELPPNGRGVDLGVAVILQSSDQTVLLTRRTSTLNVSPNLWVPPGGHVQPDEELLDGGLRELWEESGLQLPQGQFSWVPLGLWESAYPPKLSWGLPKYHHIVLYLLVISQESQQQLQARIQPNAGEVSAFMWLGPGTAAAVAATEDGTETPKHLPQDLPSSVPAVELKENGGAQPLALPTSTLLRTTPATADNRERVSTGTKFALTLWLQHLGRKSRDGS from the exons ATGGCGGCGGCACGGGTGCTGCTACTCCTCTCCGGGCGTCCGGAGTCGGTGAGCTTCGCGCAGAGTGTGTGCGGCCTCTTGGGCGCCGGGTCGGGGCTCGGGCCGTGGCCCACGCACTGCGGCCTGAAGCGGGGACAACTGGTCCTCTCGGACAAGCCTTTCCCAGGCGCGTCGGCCAGGCTTCCGCTCCag CGACCCCCTTTCTGCCCTTTTGCGGCCCTGGACCAACAGCCCAGGGCTCCGGGGGTTGAGCTGCCCCCGAATGGTCGAGGTGTGGATCTGGGTGTGGCGGTCATTCTGCAGTCCAGCGACCAGACTGTCTTGTTGACGCGAAGGACAAGCACCCTCAACGTTTCGCCCAACCTCTGGGTACCGCCAG GTGGGCATGTGCAACCTGATGAAGAG CTGCTGGATGGGGGGCTTCGAGAGCTTTGGGAGGAGAGTGGACTCCAGCTGCCCCAGGGCCAGTtctcctgggtccctctggggTTATGGGAG tcTGCCTACCCCCCTAAGCTGAGCTGGGGTCtccccaaataccatcacatcgTTCTCTACCTACTTGTCATCTCCCAGGAGTCACAGCAGCAGCTCCAG GCCCGGATTCAACCAAATGCAGGAGAGGTGAGTGCCTTCATGTGGCTGGGACCAGGCACAGCAGCTGCAGTGGCTGCCACAGAGGATGGGACAGAGACCCCCAAACATCTTCCCCAGGACCTACCGTCTTCTGTACC TGCAGTGGAACTAAAAGAGAATGGAGGAGCCCAGCCTCTGGCCTTGCCCACATCCACCCTGCTGCGGACAACCCCAGCCACGGCAGACAACAGAGAGAGGGTCAGCACTGGCACCAAGTTTGCCCTCACGCTCTGGCTGCAACATCTGGGCAG GAAGAGCCGGGATGGCAGCTGA
- the NUDT17 gene encoding nucleoside diphosphate-linked moiety X motif 17 isoform X6, with protein sequence MAAARVLLLLSGRPESRPPFCPFAALDQQPRAPGVELPPNGRGVDLGVAVILQSSDQTVLLTRRTSTLNVSPNLWVPPGGHVQPDEELLDGGLRELWEESGLQLPQGQFSWVPLGLWESAYPPKLSWGLPKYHHIVLYLLVISQESQQQLQARIQPNAGEVSAFMWLGPGTAAAVAATEDGTETPKHLPQDLPSSVPAVELKENGGAQPLALPTSTLLRTTPATADNRERVSTGTKFALTLWLQHLGRKSRDGS encoded by the exons ATGGCGGCGGCACGGGTGCTGCTACTCCTCTCCGGGCGTCCGGAGTCG CGACCCCCTTTCTGCCCTTTTGCGGCCCTGGACCAACAGCCCAGGGCTCCGGGGGTTGAGCTGCCCCCGAATGGTCGAGGTGTGGATCTGGGTGTGGCGGTCATTCTGCAGTCCAGCGACCAGACTGTCTTGTTGACGCGAAGGACAAGCACCCTCAACGTTTCGCCCAACCTCTGGGTACCGCCAG GTGGGCATGTGCAACCTGATGAAGAG CTGCTGGATGGGGGGCTTCGAGAGCTTTGGGAGGAGAGTGGACTCCAGCTGCCCCAGGGCCAGTtctcctgggtccctctggggTTATGGGAG tcTGCCTACCCCCCTAAGCTGAGCTGGGGTCtccccaaataccatcacatcgTTCTCTACCTACTTGTCATCTCCCAGGAGTCACAGCAGCAGCTCCAG GCCCGGATTCAACCAAATGCAGGAGAGGTGAGTGCCTTCATGTGGCTGGGACCAGGCACAGCAGCTGCAGTGGCTGCCACAGAGGATGGGACAGAGACCCCCAAACATCTTCCCCAGGACCTACCGTCTTCTGTACC TGCAGTGGAACTAAAAGAGAATGGAGGAGCCCAGCCTCTGGCCTTGCCCACATCCACCCTGCTGCGGACAACCCCAGCCACGGCAGACAACAGAGAGAGGGTCAGCACTGGCACCAAGTTTGCCCTCACGCTCTGGCTGCAACATCTGGGCAG GAAGAGCCGGGATGGCAGCTGA
- the NUDT17 gene encoding nucleoside diphosphate-linked moiety X motif 17 isoform X3, with protein sequence MAAARVLLLLSGRPESVSFAQSVCGLLGAGSGLGPWPTHCGLKRGQLVLSDKPFPGASARLPLQRPPFCPFAALDQQPRAPGVELPPNGRGVDLGVAVILQSSDQTVLLTRRTSTLNVSPNLWVPPGGHVQPDEESAYPPKLSWGLPKYHHIVLYLLVISQESQQQLQARIQPNAGEVSAFMWLGPGTAAAVAATEDGTETPKHLPQDLPSSVPAVELKENGGAQPLALPTSTLLRTTPATADNRERVSTGTKFALTLWLQHLGRKSRDGS encoded by the exons ATGGCGGCGGCACGGGTGCTGCTACTCCTCTCCGGGCGTCCGGAGTCGGTGAGCTTCGCGCAGAGTGTGTGCGGCCTCTTGGGCGCCGGGTCGGGGCTCGGGCCGTGGCCCACGCACTGCGGCCTGAAGCGGGGACAACTGGTCCTCTCGGACAAGCCTTTCCCAGGCGCGTCGGCCAGGCTTCCGCTCCag CGACCCCCTTTCTGCCCTTTTGCGGCCCTGGACCAACAGCCCAGGGCTCCGGGGGTTGAGCTGCCCCCGAATGGTCGAGGTGTGGATCTGGGTGTGGCGGTCATTCTGCAGTCCAGCGACCAGACTGTCTTGTTGACGCGAAGGACAAGCACCCTCAACGTTTCGCCCAACCTCTGGGTACCGCCAG GTGGGCATGTGCAACCTGATGAAGAG tcTGCCTACCCCCCTAAGCTGAGCTGGGGTCtccccaaataccatcacatcgTTCTCTACCTACTTGTCATCTCCCAGGAGTCACAGCAGCAGCTCCAG GCCCGGATTCAACCAAATGCAGGAGAGGTGAGTGCCTTCATGTGGCTGGGACCAGGCACAGCAGCTGCAGTGGCTGCCACAGAGGATGGGACAGAGACCCCCAAACATCTTCCCCAGGACCTACCGTCTTCTGTACC TGCAGTGGAACTAAAAGAGAATGGAGGAGCCCAGCCTCTGGCCTTGCCCACATCCACCCTGCTGCGGACAACCCCAGCCACGGCAGACAACAGAGAGAGGGTCAGCACTGGCACCAAGTTTGCCCTCACGCTCTGGCTGCAACATCTGGGCAG GAAGAGCCGGGATGGCAGCTGA
- the NUDT17 gene encoding nucleoside diphosphate-linked moiety X motif 17 isoform X4, translating to MAAARVLLLLSGRPESVSFAQSVCGLLGAGSGLGPWPTHCGLKRGQLVLSDKPFPGASARLPLQRPPFCPFAALDQQPRAPGVELPPNGRGVDLGVAVILQSSDQTVLLTRRTSTLNVSPNLWVPPGGHVQPDEELLDGGLRELWEESGLQLPQGQFSWVPLGLWEARIQPNAGEVSAFMWLGPGTAAAVAATEDGTETPKHLPQDLPSSVPAVELKENGGAQPLALPTSTLLRTTPATADNRERVSTGTKFALTLWLQHLGRKSRDGS from the exons ATGGCGGCGGCACGGGTGCTGCTACTCCTCTCCGGGCGTCCGGAGTCGGTGAGCTTCGCGCAGAGTGTGTGCGGCCTCTTGGGCGCCGGGTCGGGGCTCGGGCCGTGGCCCACGCACTGCGGCCTGAAGCGGGGACAACTGGTCCTCTCGGACAAGCCTTTCCCAGGCGCGTCGGCCAGGCTTCCGCTCCag CGACCCCCTTTCTGCCCTTTTGCGGCCCTGGACCAACAGCCCAGGGCTCCGGGGGTTGAGCTGCCCCCGAATGGTCGAGGTGTGGATCTGGGTGTGGCGGTCATTCTGCAGTCCAGCGACCAGACTGTCTTGTTGACGCGAAGGACAAGCACCCTCAACGTTTCGCCCAACCTCTGGGTACCGCCAG GTGGGCATGTGCAACCTGATGAAGAG CTGCTGGATGGGGGGCTTCGAGAGCTTTGGGAGGAGAGTGGACTCCAGCTGCCCCAGGGCCAGTtctcctgggtccctctggggTTATGGGAG GCCCGGATTCAACCAAATGCAGGAGAGGTGAGTGCCTTCATGTGGCTGGGACCAGGCACAGCAGCTGCAGTGGCTGCCACAGAGGATGGGACAGAGACCCCCAAACATCTTCCCCAGGACCTACCGTCTTCTGTACC TGCAGTGGAACTAAAAGAGAATGGAGGAGCCCAGCCTCTGGCCTTGCCCACATCCACCCTGCTGCGGACAACCCCAGCCACGGCAGACAACAGAGAGAGGGTCAGCACTGGCACCAAGTTTGCCCTCACGCTCTGGCTGCAACATCTGGGCAG GAAGAGCCGGGATGGCAGCTGA
- the POLR3C gene encoding DNA-directed RNA polymerase III subunit RPC3 encodes MTQAEIKLCSLLLQEHFGEIVEKIGVHLIRTGSQPLRVIAHDTGTSLDQVKKALCVLIQHNLVIYQVHKRGVVEYEAQCNRVLRMLRYPRYIYTAKTLYSDTGELIVEELLLNGKMTMSAVVKKVADRLTETMEDGKTMDYAEVSNTFVRLVDTHFVQRCPLVPATENSDTGPPPPAPTLVISEKDMYLVPKLSLIGKGKRRRSSDEDATGEPKAKRPKQTTDNKEPIPDDGIYWQANLDRFHQHFRDQAIVSAVANRMDQTSSEIVRTMLRMSEVTTPSGAPFTQPLSSNEIFRSLPVGYNISKQVLDQYLTLLADDPLEFVGKSGDSGGGMYVINLHKALGSLATATLESVVQERFGSRCARIFRLVLQKKHLEQKQVEDFAMIPAKEAKDMLYKMLSENFISLQEIPKTPDHAPSRTFYLYTVNILSAARMLLHRCYKSVANLIERRQFETKENKRLLEKSQRVEAIIASMQATGAEEAQLQEIEEMITAPERQQLETLKRNVNKLDACEIQVDETIFLLESYIESTMKR; translated from the exons ATGACTCAAGCAGAAATTAAACTGtgttctttgttgctgcaagagCATTTTGGAGAGATTGTAGAAAAAATTGGAGTCCACCTAATCAGAACTGGCAGCCAGCCCCTAAGAGTTATTGCCCATGACACAGGAACATCACTGGATCAG GTTAAAAAAGCCCTTTGTGTCCTCATCCAGCACAACTTGGTGATATATCAAGTGCACAAACGTGGAGTGGTGGAGTATGAAGCCCAGTGCAACCGGGTGTTGCGAATGCTTAGGTATCCCCGGTACATCTATACCGCCAAAACACTGTACAGTGACACTGGAGAGCTGATTGTTGAGGAGCTGTTGTTGAATGGCAAAATGACAATGTCAGCTGTCGTGAAGAAAGTAGCAGATAGGCTCACAGAGACTATGGAGG ATGGCAAGACCATGGACTATGCTGAGGTATCAAACACATTTGTGCGACTAGTGGACACACACTTTGTGCAGCGTTGCCCCTTGGTGCCTGCCACTGAGAATTCAGATACTGGGCCACCACCACCTGCCCCCACTCTTGTCATCAGTGAAAAGGACATGTACCTGGTTCCTAAACTGAGCTTGATAG GGAAAGGTAAAAGGAGGAGATCGTCTGACGAAGATGCTACTGGGGAACCCAAGGCCAAGAGACCAAAACAGACCACAGATAACAAAGAG CCCATTCCAGATGATGGGATTTATTGGCAGGCCAACCTTGACAGATTCCACCAGCACTTCCGTGACCAAGCCATTGTCAGCGCAGTTGCCAACAGGATGGACCAG ACCAGTAGTGAGATCGTGAGGACCATGCTCCGGATGAGTGAGGTCACCACTCCCTCTGGTGCCCCCTTCACCCAGCCATTGTCTTCCAACGAG ATCTTCAGATCCCTACCTGTTGGCTATAACATCTCTAAGCAAGTTCTTGATCAGTATCTCACTCTGCTGGCAGATGATCca ctaGAGTTTGTTGGAAAGTCTGGCGACAGTGGTGGAGGAATGTATGTCATCA ACCTGCATAAGGCTCTAGGATCTCTAGCCACGGCCACTCTGGAGTCTGTCGTACAAGAGAG atttggatcTCGCTGTGCCAGAATATTCCGTCTAGTTTTAcaaaagaaacacctggagcagAAGCAGGTAGAAGACTTTGCAATGATTCCAGCAAAGGAGGCAAAGGATATGCTTTATAAGATGCTCTCAGAAAATTTCATATCACTGCAG GAAATTCCCAAAACACCAGACCATGCCCCATCCCGGACCTTCTATTTATATACTGTGAACATCCTGTCAGCTGCCCGAATGTTGCTGCACAGGTGCTACAAG aGTGTAGCCAACTTAATAGAAAGGAGACAATttgaaaccaaagaaaacaa GCGTCTACTAGAGAAGTCTCAGCGGGTAGAAGCCATCATTGCATCGATGCAGGCTACAGGTGCAGAGGAGGCGCAGCTCCAGGAAATAGAGGAGATGATCACAGCCCCCGAACGCCAGCAGCTAGAGACCCTGAAGCGCAATGTCAACAA GTTGGATGCCTGTGAGATCCAGGTGGATGAAACCATCTTCCTGCTGGAGTCATACATCGAGAGCACCATGAAGAGATAG